One Panulirus ornatus isolate Po-2019 chromosome 39, ASM3632096v1, whole genome shotgun sequence DNA segment encodes these proteins:
- the LOC139761095 gene encoding protein-tyrosine sulfotransferase 1-like isoform X2, with translation MRARTSSSESPCLASDPTSFAASSDDRWWWLATPSARRWSLVTRLTSWSSSTTPQLARYVATGSYVVMWRMVRRYLPHALVGAVILVLIYRTQRPCQDTLQRPHRQHVTSDSSGALHNYDRNEPMIFIGGMPRSGTTLARAMLDAHPEIRCGEETRVVPRILQMRQQWKRSAKESVRLQEAGVTDEVLDEAISSFILDIVVNHGQPASRLCNKDPFTLKSATYLSKLFPHAKFLFMVRDGRATVHSIISRKVTITGFDLSSYKQCLQRWNSAVQTMNTQCEELGSSKCLPVYYEQLVLHPQEWMRKILDFLDVPWDEAVLHHEEHINKPGGVSLSKVERSSDQVIKPINLDALTKWVGQIPKEVVEDMANIAPMLANLGYDPYGNPPNYGQADALVANNTKRIQKELGKWEDRAEAVRSHSKHRKGDNT, from the exons ATGAGGGCGCGTACCTCGAGCTCCGAGTCTCCGTGTTTGGCCTCCGACCCGACCAGCTTCGCCGCCAGCAGCgacgacaggtggtggtggttggcgacGCCTTCTGCAAGGCGTTGGTCGTTGGTGACCCGCCTAACCTCCTGGTCATCTTCCACAACCCCACAGCTGGCACGGTACGTCGCGACAGGG AGTTATGTTGTGATGTGGAGAATGGTGCGGCGGTACCTGCCCCACGCTTTGGTAGGGGCAGTCATCTTGGTGCTCATCTACCGCACCCAGCGTCCCTGCCAAGACACACTCCAGCGACCACACAGACAG CATGTAACATCTGATAGTAGTGGGGCATTGCACAATTATGATCGGAATGAGCCCATGATTTTCATTGGGGGAATGCCACGGTCTGGCACCACACTTGCACGTGCCATGCTTGATGCTCATCCTGAGATCCGTTGTGGTGAGGAAACCCGAGTAGTACCTAGGATACTTCAAATGAGACAGCAGTGGAAAAGGTCAGCAAAGGAATCTGTACGCCTCCAGGAAGCTGGTGTCACAGATGAG GTACTGGATGAAGCAATATCCTCATTCATCTTGGATATTGTGGTCAATCATGGACAGCCAGCATCTCGCTTATGCAACAAAGATCCTTTCACTTTAAAGTCTGCCACTTACTTATCAAAACTCTTCCCCCATGCTAAATTTCTTTTTATGGTGCGAGATGGTCGAGCAACAGTTCATTCCATTATCTCACGCAAG GTAACTATCACTGGCTTTGACCTTTCATCATATAAGCAGTGTCTGCAGAGATGGAACAGTGCTGTGCAAACAATGAACACTCAGTGTGAGGAACTAGGATCATCCAAGTGCTTGCCCGTGTACTATGAGCAGCTTGTCCTGCATCCCCAAGAGTGGATGAGAAAGATTTTGGATTTTTTAGATGTTCCATGGGATGAAGCTGTGCTACATCATGAAGAACATATAAATAAACCTGGTGGTGTCTCTCTTTCCAA GGTAGAGCGATCAAGTGACCAGGTGATCAAACCAATAAATTTAGATGCGCTTACCAAGTGGGTGGGTCAGATTCCAAAGGAAGTAGTTGAGGACATGGCTAATATTGCTCCAATGTTGGCAAATCTTGGTTATGACCCGTACGGCAACCCTCCAAACTATGGCCAAGCTGATGCTCTGGTTGCTAATAATACCAAGAGGATACAGAAAGAACTTGGTAAGTGGGAAGATCGTGCAGAAGCTGTGCGGAGCCATTCCAAGCATCGGAAGGGTGACAACACATGA
- the LOC139761095 gene encoding protein-tyrosine sulfotransferase 1-like isoform X1 encodes MRARTSSSESPCLASDPTSFAASSDDRWWWLATPSARRWSLVTRLTSWSSSTTPQLARYVATGKSYVVMWRMVRRYLPHALVGAVILVLIYRTQRPCQDTLQRPHRQHVTSDSSGALHNYDRNEPMIFIGGMPRSGTTLARAMLDAHPEIRCGEETRVVPRILQMRQQWKRSAKESVRLQEAGVTDEVLDEAISSFILDIVVNHGQPASRLCNKDPFTLKSATYLSKLFPHAKFLFMVRDGRATVHSIISRKVTITGFDLSSYKQCLQRWNSAVQTMNTQCEELGSSKCLPVYYEQLVLHPQEWMRKILDFLDVPWDEAVLHHEEHINKPGGVSLSKVERSSDQVIKPINLDALTKWVGQIPKEVVEDMANIAPMLANLGYDPYGNPPNYGQADALVANNTKRIQKELGKWEDRAEAVRSHSKHRKGDNT; translated from the exons ATGAGGGCGCGTACCTCGAGCTCCGAGTCTCCGTGTTTGGCCTCCGACCCGACCAGCTTCGCCGCCAGCAGCgacgacaggtggtggtggttggcgacGCCTTCTGCAAGGCGTTGGTCGTTGGTGACCCGCCTAACCTCCTGGTCATCTTCCACAACCCCACAGCTGGCACGGTACGTCGCGACAGGG AAGAGTTATGTTGTGATGTGGAGAATGGTGCGGCGGTACCTGCCCCACGCTTTGGTAGGGGCAGTCATCTTGGTGCTCATCTACCGCACCCAGCGTCCCTGCCAAGACACACTCCAGCGACCACACAGACAG CATGTAACATCTGATAGTAGTGGGGCATTGCACAATTATGATCGGAATGAGCCCATGATTTTCATTGGGGGAATGCCACGGTCTGGCACCACACTTGCACGTGCCATGCTTGATGCTCATCCTGAGATCCGTTGTGGTGAGGAAACCCGAGTAGTACCTAGGATACTTCAAATGAGACAGCAGTGGAAAAGGTCAGCAAAGGAATCTGTACGCCTCCAGGAAGCTGGTGTCACAGATGAG GTACTGGATGAAGCAATATCCTCATTCATCTTGGATATTGTGGTCAATCATGGACAGCCAGCATCTCGCTTATGCAACAAAGATCCTTTCACTTTAAAGTCTGCCACTTACTTATCAAAACTCTTCCCCCATGCTAAATTTCTTTTTATGGTGCGAGATGGTCGAGCAACAGTTCATTCCATTATCTCACGCAAG GTAACTATCACTGGCTTTGACCTTTCATCATATAAGCAGTGTCTGCAGAGATGGAACAGTGCTGTGCAAACAATGAACACTCAGTGTGAGGAACTAGGATCATCCAAGTGCTTGCCCGTGTACTATGAGCAGCTTGTCCTGCATCCCCAAGAGTGGATGAGAAAGATTTTGGATTTTTTAGATGTTCCATGGGATGAAGCTGTGCTACATCATGAAGAACATATAAATAAACCTGGTGGTGTCTCTCTTTCCAA GGTAGAGCGATCAAGTGACCAGGTGATCAAACCAATAAATTTAGATGCGCTTACCAAGTGGGTGGGTCAGATTCCAAAGGAAGTAGTTGAGGACATGGCTAATATTGCTCCAATGTTGGCAAATCTTGGTTATGACCCGTACGGCAACCCTCCAAACTATGGCCAAGCTGATGCTCTGGTTGCTAATAATACCAAGAGGATACAGAAAGAACTTGGTAAGTGGGAAGATCGTGCAGAAGCTGTGCGGAGCCATTCCAAGCATCGGAAGGGTGACAACACATGA
- the LOC139761095 gene encoding protein-tyrosine sulfotransferase 1-like isoform X3, translated as MRARTSSSESPCLASDPTSFAASSDDRWWWLATPSARRWSLVTRLTSWSSSTTPQLARYVATGKSYVVMWRMVRRYLPHALVGAVILVLIYRTQRPCQDTLQRPHRQHVTSDSSGALHNYDRNEPMIFIGGMPRSGTTLARAMLDAHPEIRCGEETRVVPRILQMRQQWKRSAKESVRLQEAGVTDEVLDEAISSFILDIVVNHGQPASRLCNKDPFTLKSATYLSKLFPHAKFLFMVRDGRATVHSIISRKVTITGFDLSSYKQCLQRWNSAVQTMNTQCEELGSSKCLPVYYEQLVLHPQEWMRKILDFLDVPWDEAVLHHEEHINKPGGVSLSKVERSSDQVIKPINLDALTKWVGQIPKEVVEDMANIAPMLANLGYDPYGNPPNYGQADALVANNTKRIQKELGGGRGRGEAFTQ; from the exons ATGAGGGCGCGTACCTCGAGCTCCGAGTCTCCGTGTTTGGCCTCCGACCCGACCAGCTTCGCCGCCAGCAGCgacgacaggtggtggtggttggcgacGCCTTCTGCAAGGCGTTGGTCGTTGGTGACCCGCCTAACCTCCTGGTCATCTTCCACAACCCCACAGCTGGCACGGTACGTCGCGACAGGG AAGAGTTATGTTGTGATGTGGAGAATGGTGCGGCGGTACCTGCCCCACGCTTTGGTAGGGGCAGTCATCTTGGTGCTCATCTACCGCACCCAGCGTCCCTGCCAAGACACACTCCAGCGACCACACAGACAG CATGTAACATCTGATAGTAGTGGGGCATTGCACAATTATGATCGGAATGAGCCCATGATTTTCATTGGGGGAATGCCACGGTCTGGCACCACACTTGCACGTGCCATGCTTGATGCTCATCCTGAGATCCGTTGTGGTGAGGAAACCCGAGTAGTACCTAGGATACTTCAAATGAGACAGCAGTGGAAAAGGTCAGCAAAGGAATCTGTACGCCTCCAGGAAGCTGGTGTCACAGATGAG GTACTGGATGAAGCAATATCCTCATTCATCTTGGATATTGTGGTCAATCATGGACAGCCAGCATCTCGCTTATGCAACAAAGATCCTTTCACTTTAAAGTCTGCCACTTACTTATCAAAACTCTTCCCCCATGCTAAATTTCTTTTTATGGTGCGAGATGGTCGAGCAACAGTTCATTCCATTATCTCACGCAAG GTAACTATCACTGGCTTTGACCTTTCATCATATAAGCAGTGTCTGCAGAGATGGAACAGTGCTGTGCAAACAATGAACACTCAGTGTGAGGAACTAGGATCATCCAAGTGCTTGCCCGTGTACTATGAGCAGCTTGTCCTGCATCCCCAAGAGTGGATGAGAAAGATTTTGGATTTTTTAGATGTTCCATGGGATGAAGCTGTGCTACATCATGAAGAACATATAAATAAACCTGGTGGTGTCTCTCTTTCCAA GGTAGAGCGATCAAGTGACCAGGTGATCAAACCAATAAATTTAGATGCGCTTACCAAGTGGGTGGGTCAGATTCCAAAGGAAGTAGTTGAGGACATGGCTAATATTGCTCCAATGTTGGCAAATCTTGGTTATGACCCGTACGGCAACCCTCCAAACTATGGCCAAGCTGATGCTCTGGTTGCTAATAATACCAAGAGGATACAGAAAGAACTTG GTGGTGGCAGAGGGCGTGGCGAGGCATTTACGCAGTAA
- the LOC139761095 gene encoding protein-tyrosine sulfotransferase 1-like isoform X4, giving the protein MWRMVRRYLPHALVGAVILVLIYRTQRPCQDTLQRPHRQHVTSDSSGALHNYDRNEPMIFIGGMPRSGTTLARAMLDAHPEIRCGEETRVVPRILQMRQQWKRSAKESVRLQEAGVTDEVLDEAISSFILDIVVNHGQPASRLCNKDPFTLKSATYLSKLFPHAKFLFMVRDGRATVHSIISRKVTITGFDLSSYKQCLQRWNSAVQTMNTQCEELGSSKCLPVYYEQLVLHPQEWMRKILDFLDVPWDEAVLHHEEHINKPGGVSLSKVERSSDQVIKPINLDALTKWVGQIPKEVVEDMANIAPMLANLGYDPYGNPPNYGQADALVANNTKRIQKELGKWEDRAEAVRSHSKHRKGDNT; this is encoded by the exons ATGTGGAGAATGGTGCGGCGGTACCTGCCCCACGCTTTGGTAGGGGCAGTCATCTTGGTGCTCATCTACCGCACCCAGCGTCCCTGCCAAGACACACTCCAGCGACCACACAGACAG CATGTAACATCTGATAGTAGTGGGGCATTGCACAATTATGATCGGAATGAGCCCATGATTTTCATTGGGGGAATGCCACGGTCTGGCACCACACTTGCACGTGCCATGCTTGATGCTCATCCTGAGATCCGTTGTGGTGAGGAAACCCGAGTAGTACCTAGGATACTTCAAATGAGACAGCAGTGGAAAAGGTCAGCAAAGGAATCTGTACGCCTCCAGGAAGCTGGTGTCACAGATGAG GTACTGGATGAAGCAATATCCTCATTCATCTTGGATATTGTGGTCAATCATGGACAGCCAGCATCTCGCTTATGCAACAAAGATCCTTTCACTTTAAAGTCTGCCACTTACTTATCAAAACTCTTCCCCCATGCTAAATTTCTTTTTATGGTGCGAGATGGTCGAGCAACAGTTCATTCCATTATCTCACGCAAG GTAACTATCACTGGCTTTGACCTTTCATCATATAAGCAGTGTCTGCAGAGATGGAACAGTGCTGTGCAAACAATGAACACTCAGTGTGAGGAACTAGGATCATCCAAGTGCTTGCCCGTGTACTATGAGCAGCTTGTCCTGCATCCCCAAGAGTGGATGAGAAAGATTTTGGATTTTTTAGATGTTCCATGGGATGAAGCTGTGCTACATCATGAAGAACATATAAATAAACCTGGTGGTGTCTCTCTTTCCAA GGTAGAGCGATCAAGTGACCAGGTGATCAAACCAATAAATTTAGATGCGCTTACCAAGTGGGTGGGTCAGATTCCAAAGGAAGTAGTTGAGGACATGGCTAATATTGCTCCAATGTTGGCAAATCTTGGTTATGACCCGTACGGCAACCCTCCAAACTATGGCCAAGCTGATGCTCTGGTTGCTAATAATACCAAGAGGATACAGAAAGAACTTGGTAAGTGGGAAGATCGTGCAGAAGCTGTGCGGAGCCATTCCAAGCATCGGAAGGGTGACAACACATGA
- the LOC139761094 gene encoding uncharacterized protein, with the protein MLGGGGGCGGPVSWWCSEAWRCSPKVAPNTSSRATSTTQMADCDQCSAKFSLLKRRRLCGFCGLFFCGACIKRGIGGLRICNKCLVLTRWPLDISEVTALRVKDLRQFLHSQHINTAACTEKRDLIDLVTRHISNQHRRTGSVTRRSTTINGGNSTANAPVQTNYKPVVHSTTTRDDGIRVRPSSTTGNDADSMGSIRIRPVDSIRVRPSSTTGNDANSMGSIRVRAVDSIRVRPSQPLSPDSSDYDPETDLGIRVFASERQADSQLRASSTSPISAEGYSESADEDCSRCQSEDCTTSCCSLESCHNGASSHPMTCTLNPDTSRQDSFEDVNASGVGHMPDTMMMEGSGEWIVIGPQGEPLPINEAEVSRERSNSFNDPARGNPMVTTADAMSSSPLVSPPDEELHPVTATSSSASSSTPASAASSPEPSKSVGHSIIPLGDLKSEEDIHRLSVRQCKEILALHRVSYSGVREKSELLNKIELLWRDYQNSRQDVDGLPEELVCKICMDSVIDCVLLECGHMVACTQCGKQMSECPVCRQYVVRVVRTFRA; encoded by the exons AGGCTTTGTGGCTTTTGTGGACTATTTTTCTGTGGAGCATGTATAAAGCGTGGCATTGGTGGACTGCGGATTTGCAATAAATGTCTTGTGTTGACCCGGTGGCCCTTGGATATATCGGAAGTGACAGCTCTCAGGGTTAAAGACTTGAGACAGTTCTTACACTCGCAGCATATCAATACTGCTGCATGCACAG AAAAACGTGACTTGATTGATTTGGTTACCCGTCACATAAGTAACCAACATCGAAGGACAGGTTCTGTGACCAGACGAAGTACGACCATAAATGGTGGAAATAGCACTGCAAATGCACCAGTACAAACCAATTATAAGCCTGTGgtgcactccaccaccactcgaGATGATGGTATTAGGGTCAGGCCTAGTAGCACAACAGGCAATGATGCAGATAGCATGGGAAGCATACGGATAAGACCAGTGGATAGTATAAGGGTCAGGCCTAGTAGCACAACAGGCAATGATGCAAATAGCATGGGAAGCATACGGGTAAGAGCAGTGGATAGTATAAGGGTCAGGCcaagtcagcctctctctccagactcTAGTGATTATGATCCAGAAACTGACTTGGGAATCAGGGTTTTTGCATCAGAGAGACAAGCTGACAGCCAATTGAGAGCCAGTAGCACTTCTCCCATCAGTGCTGAGGGTTATTCAGAAAGTGCAGATGAAGACTGTTCTCGTTGTCAGAGTGAAGACTGTACAACTTCTTGCTGTAGTTTAGAATCTTGCCATAATGGTGCATCTAGTCATCCTATGACGTGTACCCTTAATCCAGATACTTCACGTCAGGATAGCTTTGAGGATGTTAATGCATCTGGTGTTGGCCACATGCCAGATACCATGATGATGGAGGGGTCTGGTGAGTGGATAGTTATTGGTCCTCAAGGGGAGCCTTTGCCAATTAATGAGGCAGAAGTATCACGTGAGAGAAGTAACTCTTTTAATGATCCTGCAAGAGGCAATCCTATGGTGACAACAGCAGATGCTATGTCCAGTTCTCCTTTAGTTTCACCACCTGATGAGGAGCTGCATCCTGTTACTGCCACTTCATCATCCGCATCTTCATCAACACCAGCTTCAGCAGCATCTTCACCGGAACCTAGCAAATCT GTTGGCCATAGTATTATACCCCTTGGAGATTTGAAATCAGAGGAAGATATCCACCGTTTGAGTGTTCGTCAGTGTAAGGAAATTTTGGCATTGCACCGGGTCAGTTACTCAGGGGTGAGAGAAAAGTCTGAACTTTTGAACAAGATTGAGCTGCTGTGGCGAGATTATCAGAACTCTCGTCAAG ATGTGGATGGCCTGCCTGAAGAGCTGGTGTGCAAAATCTGCATGGATAGTGTAATTGACTGTGTTTTATTAGAGTGTGGGCATATGGTAGCCTGTACTCAGTGTGGTAAGCAGATGTCAGAATGCCCTGTCTGTCGCCAGTATGTTGTTCGTGTTGTTCGTACTTTCAGGGCCTAA